A region of Necator americanus strain Aroian chromosome I, whole genome shotgun sequence DNA encodes the following proteins:
- a CDS encoding hypothetical protein (NECATOR_CHRI.G2545.T1), producing MRSATVVLKNSIRAKSWWNHVEMGPPDAILGVTEAFHRDTNPKKMNLGVGAYRDDQGKPFVLPSVREAEQRLMAEKLNKEYAGIAGIPDFTKIAAKLALGENSEVIKSGRITTMQSISGTGALRIGSEFIAKFHPNKVIYQPSPTWGNHVPVFKFAGVDVKNYRYYDKNTCGFDENGALADIAAIPKGSVILLHACAHNPTGVDPTQDQWKKISEICKKKELFVFFDMAYQGFASGDVDRDAYAVRYFIEQGHNICLAQSFAKNMGLYGERVGAYSVICENPDEAARVASQLKILIRPLYSNPPINGARIVIKILSDATLHKQWLIDVKGMADRIISMRTQLRDLLAKEGSTRNWQHITDQIGMFCFTGINPQQVEKLIREHSVYLTKDGRISVAGISSNNVGYLAKALHAVTK from the exons ATGAGATCGGCGACGGTGGTGTTAAAGAACTCGATTCGTGCCAA atcttgGTGGAATCATGTTGAAATGGGTCCACCAGATGCGATATTGGGTGTCACTGAAGCTTTTCACCGCGACACCAATCCGAAGAAGATGAATCTCGGTGTTGGTGCGTATAGAGATGACCAG GGAAAACCATTTGTTCTCCCATCTGTGCGAGAAGCTGAACAACGACTTATGGCTGAAAAGCTTAATAAGGAGTATGCTGGTATTGCCG GGATTCCTGACTTCACCAAGATTGCCGCCAAACTTGCCCTGGGAGAGAACTCCGAGGTCATCAAATCGGGTCGAATAACAACAATGCAGAGCATTTCCGGAACTGGGGCGCTTCGTATTGGCTCGGAGTTTATA GCTAAATTTCATCCCAACAAAGTTATATATCAACCTTCACCCACGTGGGGAAATCACGTGCCAGTATTCAA aTTCGCTGGTGTTGATGTGAAGAACTATCGGTACTACGATAAAAACACTTGCGGGTTCGATGAAAATGGCGCTTTAGCGGACATTGCTGCAATTCCGAAGGGGTCCGTTATTCTGCTTCACGCATGCGCCCACAATCCAACTGGCGTTGATCCTACG CAAGATCAATGGAAGAAAATCTCAGAGATttgcaagaagaaagaactatTCGTCTTTTTTGACATGGCTTATCAGGGGTTCGCTTCTGGTGATGTTGACAGGGATGCGTATGCAGTACG TTATTTCATCGAACAAGGACACAATATTTGCCTTGCTCAGTCTTTTGCGAAGAATATGGGACTGTATG GGGAACGAGTGGGAGCCTACTCAGTCATTTGCGAGAATCCAGACGAGGCCGCCAGAGTCGCTTCGCAACTAAAGATACTTATACGACCTCTCTATTCTAATCCTCCTATTAATGGAGCTCGAATTGTCATCAAAATCCTCAGCGATGCTACTCTTCACAAACAATG GTTGATTGATGTGAAAGGAATGGCTGATCGCATTATCTCTATGCGAACTCAGCTGCGGGATCTGTTAGCGAAGGAAGGATCTACGCGTAATTGGCAGCACATTACGGACCAGATCGGAATGTTCTGTTTCACTGGCATCAATCCCCAACAG GTAGAAAAGCTGATCAGAGAGCATTCTGTATACCTAACCAAAGACGGTCGCATCTCAGTCGCTGGGATTTCTTCAAACAACGTTGGCTACCTCGCTAAAGCTCTCCATGCCGTCACCAAGTAG
- a CDS encoding hypothetical protein (NECATOR_CHRI.G2544.T1), which produces MHEFPSHVPTQDDNFKSSARSSGRKEPTGCPDSELYRRRVEIIAEGIPMGFRHGSESKVEGNVTRRRWDPFHERIGGEE; this is translated from the exons ATGCATGAGTTCCCATCACATGTTCCCACACAAGACGACAACTTCAAGTCCAGCGCACGTTCTTCTGGAAGGAAGGAACCGACGGGTTGTCCGGACAGTGAATTGTATCGTAGACGAG TTGAAATAATTGCGGAGGGGATTCCAATGGGATTTCGGCACGGTAGCGAGTCAAAAGTTGAAGGCAACGTTACGCGAAGACGTTGGGATCCATTCCATGAACGGATAGGAGGAGAAGAGTAG